In Luteitalea sp. TBR-22, one genomic interval encodes:
- a CDS encoding peptidylprolyl isomerase codes for MSRMLSLGVLLVALVLVGQPAMRAQAGAPAKGPQIVMETDKGTIVIQTWPDKAPKTVAHIVDLVKKNFYNAQRIHRVVKGQLVQWGDKMSRDMTYREWWGRSPGGSSGQPIGVAEFTKGLKHRPGSVSMAHSGNPAAADSQIFICLSAMPNLDGKHVIFGEVTQGLDVANKLAVADRLKRVTVK; via the coding sequence CCTCGTGGCGCTGGTCCTGGTCGGCCAACCCGCGATGCGAGCGCAGGCGGGGGCCCCTGCCAAGGGCCCGCAGATCGTGATGGAGACCGACAAGGGCACGATCGTCATCCAGACGTGGCCCGACAAGGCGCCCAAGACGGTGGCGCACATCGTCGATCTCGTGAAGAAGAACTTCTACAACGCGCAGCGCATCCACCGCGTCGTGAAGGGACAACTGGTGCAGTGGGGCGACAAGATGTCGCGCGACATGACCTACCGCGAGTGGTGGGGGCGCAGCCCGGGCGGCAGCAGCGGCCAGCCGATCGGCGTCGCAGAGTTCACCAAGGGCCTCAAGCACCGCCCCGGCAGCGTCTCGATGGCGCACTCGGGCAACCCCGCCGCCGCCGACAGCCAGATCTTCATCTGCCTCTCGGCGATGCCCAACCTCGATGGCAAGCACGTGATCTTCGGCGAGGTCACGCAGGGCCTCGACGTCGCCAACAAGCTGGCCGTCGCCGATCGCCTGAAGCGGGTGACGGTGAAATAG